DNA from Pseudodesulfovibrio senegalensis:
TCGAACCCTTCCCGTCCGGTCTCCCTGAATCCTGCGGTGATGATCAGCACGGCCCCGGCTCCGGCCCGGCCAAGCTCCACCAGCGAGCGCAGCACACGGTCGCGCGGGACAATGACGATGCCCAGGTCCGGTGCTTCGGGCAGGTCCGCGCAGGAGGCGTATACCGTTTGTCCGAGTATTTCTCCGCCTGCGGGATTGACGGGATACAGCTTGCCTTTATACCCTGCGCCGACAATATTGGCCGTGATGACGTGACCGAGCTTGTGTTTTTTTCGGGAAGCGCCGACAACCGCAATGGATTGCGGCCTGAAAAGTGGTTCGAATTTGTCTACGGACTGCATTACGACCTGATTTTGGAGAGTTTATGGACACCGTTGAACTAGAGCAATGTATTCACCATCGCTTTTCCCAAGTCAAGCTCCTGCATCTGGCGCTTACCCACAGCTCCTATGCCAATGAGCAGGGCTGCGAGGGCAATAACGAGCGTTTGGAGTTTCTCGGGGATGCTGTTTTGGAGTTGTGTATTTCCGAAGAGGCGTACAAACGGTATCCGCTCGTGCCCGAGGGGCATCTGACGCGAATCCGCTCCAATCTGGTCAAGGAAAAAAGTCTGGCGTCCATAGCCAGGGGCCTGGGGCTGGACCGTTATCTCCTGCTGGGACGGGGTGAAGACATGCAGGGCGGACGCGAACGCGATTCACTGCTTTCCGATGTGTTCGAGGCCGTGATCGGCGCTGTCTTTCTGGACAGCGGTTTTGAGAACGCCAAGCGCGTGGTGGCCGGAATCTTCAGCGACCGCTGGCCCGAGAACACGGTCATGCGCGAGGCCAAGGACTACAAGAGCCGCCTGCAGGAAGAGACCCAGCGACTGTTTCAGGCCCGGCCTGTGTATGTGCTGACCGGCACGGAAGGTCCGGAGCATGAAAAGGTGTTTGAAGTGCGGGTGACCCTGCCCGACGAATCCGGGTTTGAAGCCAGCGGCACCAGCGTGAAAAAAGCCGAGCAGAATGCGGCCAGAAAGGCCCTTGAACTGCTTGGAACCCAAAAGCCAGGACATCAGGAGCCGGATGGCGCTTGAGCGCCGATCCGGTTCCTGATGTCCCAAATCCCTTTCTTTCCCGTCAGCCCTAGCCGCCGATGAGCTGCATGGCCATACGCGGCAGGGAGTTGGCCTGCGCCAGCATGGCGACAGCGGATTGCGTCAGAATCTGCTGGCGGACGAATTCGGTCATTTCCGTGGCAACGTCCACGTCGGAAATGCGCGATTCCGCTGCCTGAAGGTTTTCTGCCTGAATCTGCAGGTTGGTAATGGTGTTTTCCAGCCTGTTCTGCAGCGAACCCAGGTTTGCGCGAATCTTGTCCTTGGAAATGATGGCCTGGTTGATGGCGTCCATGGCGGTCTGGGCCATTCCCTGCGTGGAAACGGTCTTGCCCGCGTTGGCCTGTGCAAAGCTCAGGGCCGAACCGTCTGCGGCCACCTTGGTGCCTGCGGCGTGCCCCAGTCCAAGGCCCGAAGCCGTGGCGGTCTGGATGGCGATGTAGTAGTAGTCCTCGGACGAATCGTTGCCGGTTCCGAAGTGGATCTTGATCGGTCCGCTGGGAGCCAGCACGGTGCCTTCGTGGTCGGATATCTGACCGGACAGGTTGCCGTTGAGCAGATAGATGCCGTTGAAGTCCGTGGAGTTGGCGATACGCGAAACTTCCGAGGCCATGGCCTGATATTCGGAGTCGATGATCAGACGCTGGTCGGAGTTGTACGTACCGGTCGCGGCCTGCATTGCCAGTTCCTTCATGCGCACGAGCTTTTCGTCGATGACCTGCAGAGCGCCGTCAGCGGTCTGGATCATGGAGATGGCGTCGTTTGCGTTGCGCACGCCCTGATGGATGGAAGAAATTTCCGAACGCATGAGTTCGCGAATGGCCAGACCTGCGGCGTCGTCCGCTGCCGTGCCCACGCGAAGGCCCGAAGACAGCCGCCGGGTAGACGTTGCCAGGCTGCCGTATGAGGCATTCAAGTTTCTGCTGGCATTCATTGCCATCATGTTGTGGTTGATTACGAGAGACATCAGTAAACCTCCTTGTTGATGCTACAAATCCATTTGGACTGTGTTAAGCATCATATGTGCCAATTAAGTTTTATTAATAAATATCAACGCAATATCTGTTTAAATAAAGTCTAGAAAAGAGGCGGGAACAAGGAGGATGGCCGTGTTTTTCCGCGTTGCGTCATAGGCTTGGCGCATGAACGAGAAAAATATTCCCAGGCGCGTCTGTGCGCGTGCGGCCCGTGGCGGCAGTCATTCAGGCCGCAGCGCGGAAAAGGTATTGCGGCGGTCAACGGCAGGCGGTGGCCGTACAGGCCGGGAAGTCCGGATCGCGGTTTGCAGGAGGCTGGTGCACGTTGCGATTCGCGAAATAGGCGTGTCGCCCACACAGGTATCCGGCAGTCGTCGTGCGCGGACGCCTGTGCACGTTGTTGGGATCAATCATTGAAGAAGCCCCCTGCCGGAAATATCCGGCAGGGGGCTTTTCTTTCGTGCTCCCACGCGGGGCGGCGTGGAAGCGGGCATTGGAGAAGGAGTCTTACATGTCAGGGTTTGTATTCAGCAAGCTCCATTCGGGTCATTTCAGTGCGCTACCTAGCGTTTCATGGCGATGACTTCGCCGAGCATGGAATCCGTCGAGGTGATCACCTTGGTGTTGGCCTGGAAGCCGCGCTGCGTGGTGATCATCTTCACGAACTCGTTGCCCATGTCCACATTGGACACTTCAAGCGAGTTGCCGTCCACGGTTCCCTTGCCCTGGTCTCCGGCCTGGCCGGTCAGGGCCGGTCCGGATTCGTTGGTGGCGGAGAACAGGTTCCCGCCCTCGCGGCGCAGGTGCCATTTGTCCGTGAAGGTAGCCAGGGTCAGCGAGTAGAGTTCAATGGACTGGCCGTTGGAATAGCGTCCCGTGAGGATGCCGTCGCGCGAAACCGAGACCCCCTGGAGCACACCTGCGGAGTAACCGTCCTGGTTCTGGAACAGGGTGGACGATCCGCCGGTGTCGTAGCTCTGGGTGGCCAGTGCGCTGATTTCCGTATCCTTGAAGGACGGCAGGATGCCGGTATTGGAAATGGTGTTGGCCACGTCGGCTGCCGTGAGTGCCAGGGGCGGGGTAACGGAACCCCATCCTGCGGTGACGCCGCCGGTGCCGTTGCTGGTCAGGTCGGTGCAGCGCAGGCCGAAGTTGATTTCCATGAGCGTGGCGTCGTCCTGAGCAGTGGAACTCGCATTGGAGCGGCCCAGGAAGTTGGCGGTCAGCACCGGATATCCCTGTGTGGAGAAATCCGCCAGCTGCCAGGATTCCAGGGCCATGGACCCGCCGTTCACGCCGCCGTTGGATTGCAGGGTGAAGGAACTCATGCCCACGAGCTGGCCGGTGCGGAATGTCATGGTTCCGGTCATGAGCAGACCGGCAGCCGAGGTCCCGGCCAGGGTGGTCAGGTTGCCGTCCGCGCCGGAGAGCCTGCGCTGGTCTTCTTCCGGATCGATGGTCACGATGTATTCCCATACAGTGTCGCCGCCCGCGTTGGACAGGGTCACCTGGTCGAAATACACGGTCATGTTGTGGGCCGCGCCCACGTCGTCGAAAACCTTGACGGTGCTTGAATAGGAATAGTTGCCGCCGGCCAGGGGCGGTTCCTCGGAGCCGTCCCAGTTCTGCATGAGCGCAAAGTAGGGTGCAGCTGAATTGTTGGACCGGCTGGTCATGGACGGGTCCAGGTTGGTGACCATGGACACCTGCGAGGTGGCCTTGGGCGGAGACTGGAAGTTTTCCAGCCGGATGTCCGTGGGCGTACCGATGATTCTGGGACCGCTGTTGCCGGTGTTCAGTTCCGTGCTGGTGGCTGTGGCCACGCTGGCCGAAGCCTGTTCCACTTCCCAGCCCTGCACGGGGTAGCCGTGGGGATCCACGAGGTAGCCGTCGTTGTCGAAGCGGAAGATGCCTGCGCGGGTGTAGTACTGCTGGTCGAGCCCCTTGGGCGAGACCGTGAAGAATCCGTCGCCCGAAATGGCCATGTCCGTGGATTCGGTGGTTGTTTCCAGCGAGCCCTGCCCGAAGTCGGCATAGATGGCCGCAACGCGCACGCCGCGTCCCACCTGTCCTATTCCGGCGGCCGTGGCCACGTCCTGGCTCACGAAGTCCTCGAAATACATGTTGGCGCCCTTGTAGCCGGTGGTGTTGACGTTGGCGAGGTTGTTGCCGATAACCGTCATCTTTTCACCGTGGGCGGTAAGTCCGGTGATTCCGGAGTATAATGATGATGACAAACCCATGATGTACCTCCTGATCTCTTCTCCAATTTGTGCCTGTCGTTCCGTTTTCCGGGAGCCGTTGTCGGCGTTCTCCCTTACCCCTAAGATGATGCGCCGGGCCGTTCCGGTCTTCGGGGCGACAAGCTGATTACCCTGATGCCTTGTATGTGCATGGCGGCTGTTGCCGCTAAGCGTCCGTATCTGTTTCGGAATCCGTGTCCGAATCCGTGTCGGATCCGGTATCGATTTCGTTGGTATTGACCACTTCGGTGACGTTGGCGAAGTTGATGTAGCGGCCGTCCTTGAGGCGCAGGTAGCTCTGGCCGTTTTCCTGCACGATGCCCGAGACTTCGCCCGAAACTTCCGTCTGGATCATGACCGGCTTGCCGTTGAGGTCTTCGCCGAGGATACCCACGCTGTAGGTTCCGTCCGGGAGCTGTGTGCCCTTGTCGTTGCGGCCGTCCCACTCGAACTCGTAGGTGCCGGGCTGCTTGGCTCCGATTTCCACGGTGCGGACAATGGCGCCGTCGCCGTCATAGATGTTGACCTTGACCCCGGCCACGGCTTCGCCCACGCCGTAATGAATGGTGCTGACCGTGCCGTCGTCGATGGCCACATTGTAGCCCTTGGCCTTGACGTTCTTGCCGATGAAGCTGACCGCATTGAGCATGTCCGTGCGGTTCTGGCCAGTGGCCAGGTTGCCGATGCCGTCGTTGATGCTGGTGAGCTGTTCAAGACTGGAGAATTGGGCGAGCTG
Protein-coding regions in this window:
- a CDS encoding flagellar hook protein FlgE — its product is MGLSSSLYSGITGLTAHGEKMTVIGNNLANVNTTGYKGANMYFEDFVSQDVATAAGIGQVGRGVRVAAIYADFGQGSLETTTESTDMAISGDGFFTVSPKGLDQQYYTRAGIFRFDNDGYLVDPHGYPVQGWEVEQASASVATATSTELNTGNSGPRIIGTPTDIRLENFQSPPKATSQVSMVTNLDPSMTSRSNNSAAPYFALMQNWDGSEEPPLAGGNYSYSSTVKVFDDVGAAHNMTVYFDQVTLSNAGGDTVWEYIVTIDPEEDQRRLSGADGNLTTLAGTSAAGLLMTGTMTFRTGQLVGMSSFTLQSNGGVNGGSMALESWQLADFSTQGYPVLTANFLGRSNASSTAQDDATLMEINFGLRCTDLTSNGTGGVTAGWGSVTPPLALTAADVANTISNTGILPSFKDTEISALATQSYDTGGSSTLFQNQDGYSAGVLQGVSVSRDGILTGRYSNGQSIELYSLTLATFTDKWHLRREGGNLFSATNESGPALTGQAGDQGKGTVDGNSLEVSNVDMGNEFVKMITTQRGFQANTKVITSTDSMLGEVIAMKR
- a CDS encoding flagellin, with the protein product MSLVINHNMMAMNASRNLNASYGSLATSTRRLSSGLRVGTAADDAAGLAIRELMRSEISSIHQGVRNANDAISMIQTADGALQVIDEKLVRMKELAMQAATGTYNSDQRLIIDSEYQAMASEVSRIANSTDFNGIYLLNGNLSGQISDHEGTVLAPSGPIKIHFGTGNDSSEDYYYIAIQTATASGLGLGHAAGTKVAADGSALSFAQANAGKTVSTQGMAQTAMDAINQAIISKDKIRANLGSLQNRLENTITNLQIQAENLQAAESRISDVDVATEMTEFVRQQILTQSAVAMLAQANSLPRMAMQLIGG
- a CDS encoding flagellar hook assembly protein FlgD, yielding MAYSAAGYILGGHEQYLAESNAPSQKKNMDQDSFLTLLVAQLTHQDPMNPMEDTDMTGQLAQFSSLEQLTSINDGIGNLATGQNRTDMLNAVSFIGKNVKAKGYNVAIDDGTVSTIHYGVGEAVAGVKVNIYDGDGAIVRTVEIGAKQPGTYEFEWDGRNDKGTQLPDGTYSVGILGEDLNGKPVMIQTEVSGEVSGIVQENGQSYLRLKDGRYINFANVTEVVNTNEIDTGSDTDSDTDSETDTDA
- the rnc gene encoding ribonuclease III; this translates as MDTVELEQCIHHRFSQVKLLHLALTHSSYANEQGCEGNNERLEFLGDAVLELCISEEAYKRYPLVPEGHLTRIRSNLVKEKSLASIARGLGLDRYLLLGRGEDMQGGRERDSLLSDVFEAVIGAVFLDSGFENAKRVVAGIFSDRWPENTVMREAKDYKSRLQEETQRLFQARPVYVLTGTEGPEHEKVFEVRVTLPDESGFEASGTSVKKAEQNAARKALELLGTQKPGHQEPDGA